A DNA window from Caulobacter mirabilis contains the following coding sequences:
- a CDS encoding sensor histidine kinase encodes MTQMDLIAAAAAGAVCLAVGTTLWSLSQRRMMERRLQRLQARLEAAEGGAEVAQASAEAFDSALLVIDDGRAHLASGEESLAACAAAFGLAESDPQAIVNALMRADPDHAVKLRALFERGEPCAFEARGPQGAVAVEGRAAGALAWLRLTAASAEEAALPSAARMAAFLDGDADPAWIASSDGAVQWANRAWLDAVGARDFADAAARRLSLDKGADVLAAEAANLGDRREMTRWISVAGRRKSLRVVAQPLQGGGVGVRTIDGTQAQETQDAFKRHVEAHDETLNHIAEAVAIFGPTRRLVFHNAAFAQLWALEPAWLAERPTHGEILDRLRQRQRLPETADYAKWKAGELSRYEALGPQPDDLWNLPDGRTLRLVRQPHPMGGLLLLFSDITDDLKLKAQYNAQLKVQQATLDKLNDAVVVFGSDGRLRLHNEAFERFWNVTAAQLEEAGDFERVVELCVPRLHDMAFWRELKGRVADPDPEARAPTSGEAKTSDGRILSWQSRPLPDGATLIAFDDISDARRLEGALADREAALDSAERLKREFVGNVSYELRTPLTTIIGYAELLDRMGEAIPDRGRVHLSAVRQAATQLGRSIDDVLDIAAIDADEMALETGDVRVEDLITETAGRWAHQAEAQKVTLKLEVGEDVGLIRGDWKRLGQTLDHLVENALRQTPPEGVVTLSAVRAAGEVRLAVSDTGRGVPFHVQAHIFDRFVGRDRGGPGLGLALVKALVELHGGWVALESEPNNGSTFTCHLPEAAQIESGQRELGF; translated from the coding sequence ATGACGCAGATGGACCTGATCGCCGCGGCCGCCGCGGGCGCGGTCTGTCTGGCCGTCGGGACGACGCTGTGGAGCCTCTCCCAGCGCCGGATGATGGAGCGCCGGCTGCAGCGTCTTCAGGCCCGGCTGGAGGCGGCCGAGGGCGGGGCGGAGGTCGCGCAGGCCTCGGCCGAGGCCTTCGACAGCGCCCTGCTGGTGATCGACGACGGCCGGGCGCACCTGGCCTCGGGCGAAGAGAGCCTGGCCGCCTGCGCCGCGGCCTTCGGCCTGGCCGAGTCCGACCCGCAGGCGATCGTCAACGCCCTGATGCGCGCCGACCCCGACCACGCCGTCAAGCTGCGCGCGCTGTTCGAGCGGGGCGAGCCTTGCGCGTTCGAGGCGCGGGGGCCGCAGGGCGCGGTGGCGGTCGAGGGTCGCGCGGCCGGCGCGCTGGCCTGGCTGCGTCTCACCGCCGCCTCGGCCGAGGAGGCCGCTCTGCCGAGCGCCGCCCGGATGGCCGCCTTCCTCGACGGCGACGCCGATCCGGCCTGGATCGCCTCGTCCGACGGCGCGGTGCAATGGGCGAACCGGGCCTGGCTGGACGCGGTCGGGGCCCGCGACTTCGCCGACGCCGCCGCCCGCCGCCTGTCGCTGGACAAGGGCGCGGACGTCCTGGCCGCCGAGGCCGCCAACCTGGGCGACCGGCGCGAGATGACGCGCTGGATCTCCGTGGCCGGCCGGCGCAAGTCGCTGAGGGTGGTCGCCCAGCCGCTGCAAGGCGGCGGCGTCGGGGTCCGCACCATCGACGGCACCCAGGCGCAGGAGACGCAGGACGCCTTCAAGCGCCATGTCGAGGCGCACGACGAGACCCTGAACCATATTGCCGAGGCGGTGGCCATCTTCGGCCCGACCCGCCGGCTGGTGTTCCACAACGCCGCCTTCGCCCAGCTCTGGGCGCTCGAGCCGGCCTGGCTGGCCGAGCGGCCGACGCACGGCGAGATCCTCGACCGTCTGCGCCAGCGGCAGCGGCTGCCGGAGACCGCCGACTACGCCAAATGGAAGGCCGGCGAGCTGTCGCGCTACGAGGCCCTGGGGCCGCAGCCGGACGATCTGTGGAACCTGCCCGACGGCCGGACCCTGCGGCTCGTGCGCCAGCCCCATCCGATGGGCGGGCTGCTGCTGCTGTTCTCCGACATCACCGACGACCTGAAGCTGAAGGCCCAGTACAACGCCCAGCTCAAGGTGCAGCAGGCGACCCTGGACAAGCTGAACGACGCGGTCGTGGTGTTCGGCTCCGACGGCCGGCTGCGGCTGCACAACGAGGCCTTCGAGCGGTTCTGGAACGTCACCGCCGCCCAGCTGGAGGAGGCCGGCGACTTCGAGCGGGTCGTCGAGCTGTGCGTGCCCCGCCTGCACGACATGGCCTTCTGGCGCGAGCTGAAGGGCCGGGTCGCCGACCCCGATCCCGAGGCCCGGGCCCCGACCTCCGGCGAGGCCAAGACCTCCGACGGCCGCATCCTGTCCTGGCAGTCGCGGCCGCTGCCCGACGGCGCGACGCTCATCGCCTTCGACGACATCAGCGACGCGCGTCGCCTGGAGGGGGCCCTGGCCGATCGCGAAGCCGCGCTGGACAGCGCCGAACGGCTGAAGCGCGAGTTCGTCGGCAACGTCTCCTACGAGTTGCGCACGCCGCTCACCACGATCATCGGCTACGCCGAGCTGCTGGACCGGATGGGCGAGGCGATCCCCGATCGCGGCCGCGTGCACCTGAGCGCTGTCCGGCAGGCGGCGACCCAGCTGGGCCGGTCGATCGACGACGTGCTCGACATCGCCGCCATCGACGCCGACGAGATGGCGCTGGAGACCGGCGACGTGCGGGTCGAGGACCTGATCACCGAGACGGCGGGGCGCTGGGCGCACCAGGCCGAGGCGCAGAAGGTGACGCTGAAGCTGGAGGTCGGCGAGGACGTCGGCCTGATCCGCGGCGACTGGAAACGGCTGGGCCAGACGCTGGACCATCTGGTCGAGAACGCCCTGCGCCAGACCCCGCCGGAGGGCGTGGTGACGCTGTCGGCGGTGCGGGCGGCGGGCGAGGTGCGGCTGGCGGTGTCCGATACCGGCCGCGGCGTGCCGTTCCACGTCCAGGCGCACATCTTCGACCGCTTCGTCGGCCGCGACCGCGGCGGTCCTGGCCTGGGCCTGGCGCTGGTCAAGGCGCTGGTCGAGCTGCACGGCGGCTGGGTGGCTCTGGAGAGCGAGCCGAACAACGGCTCGACCTTCACCTGCCATCTGCCCGAGGCCGCCCAGATCGAGAGCGGCCAGCGGGAGCTGGGGTTCTGA
- a CDS encoding metallopeptidase family protein, which yields MSFPPSAAAPSLDDLATIAERAFAALPSPFRELTAEAVIRVDDFADNEVLDELGIEDPFELTGLYQGVDLSRRSVFDIEGGPSRIFLYRRPILDEWAERGNVTLEELVTHVLIHEIGHHFGLSDDDIHRIEDEA from the coding sequence ATGAGCTTCCCTCCCAGCGCCGCCGCGCCCTCCCTCGACGACCTGGCGACCATCGCCGAGCGCGCCTTCGCCGCCCTGCCCTCCCCGTTCCGCGAGCTGACCGCCGAGGCGGTGATCCGCGTCGACGACTTCGCCGACAACGAAGTGCTGGATGAACTGGGCATCGAGGATCCTTTCGAGCTGACCGGCCTGTACCAGGGCGTCGACCTGTCGCGTCGCTCGGTGTTCGACATCGAGGGCGGCCCCTCGCGCATCTTCCTCTACCGCCGCCCGATCCTCGACGAATGGGCCGAGCGCGGGAACGTCACCCTCGAGGAACTGGTCACCCACGTCCTGATCCACGAGATCGGCCACCACTTCGGCCTGTCCGACGACGACATCCACCGGATCGAAGACGAAGCGTGA
- a CDS encoding SWIM zinc finger family protein: MHAPAFDFDAVVRDMPEARVGRGLNYAEKGWASLVECSPQGVLAHVLGERGIAFVVEVSAPDASDARCTCEDFADTGLRCKHVVATVKTVLDADDETLKDADERLPRLLDMLEMEERDDAFALVERARRDPVLLRELEGEAAADA, translated from the coding sequence ATGCACGCGCCCGCCTTCGACTTCGACGCTGTCGTCCGTGACATGCCTGAGGCCCGCGTCGGCCGCGGCCTGAACTATGCGGAGAAGGGCTGGGCGAGCCTCGTCGAATGCAGTCCGCAGGGCGTGCTGGCCCATGTGCTGGGCGAGCGCGGCATCGCCTTCGTGGTCGAGGTCTCCGCGCCCGACGCCTCGGACGCCCGCTGCACCTGCGAGGATTTCGCCGACACCGGCCTGCGCTGCAAGCATGTGGTGGCCACGGTGAAGACAGTGCTCGACGCCGACGACGAGACCCTGAAGGACGCCGACGAGCGCCTGCCGCGCCTGCTCGACATGCTGGAGATGGAGGAGCGCGACGACGCCTTCGCCCTGGTCGAACGCGCCCGCCGCGACCCGGTCCTGCTCCGCGAACTGGAAGGCGAGGCGGCGGCGGACGCGTAG
- a CDS encoding ferritin-like domain-containing protein, translating into MTDKNITKDAMYDAVAPDDFESMLELDRYNNRSTAFDKIISATHDHFWDPLDKEYIDFDEPFDMENTPIVPEELVVSLSTDYVSNHLSDPKTRTRFINQSTLRAFSSILHGEQGALNLSASLCHVLKDQGAQEYAANQTREEARHVTAFAKYIKARWGRPVECGPTLKALLIEIIDAPEVYKKIIGMQMLVEGLAMGAFATFFNKINDPLGKKLMQLVMTDEAFHHKFGKIWADRTVPKLSPEEHAIIEDWAAHCFQAVLFNLVGPNQQRDLYEEFGLDPDKVIAEFALIMTDEARRENMKEQTNIFRVLVKTLLNAGIITDRTKAFYAMYVDLDELKSEGDRMVGDDIAEDGIRYLQAINFKGGEHRTVNIAAE; encoded by the coding sequence GTGACCGACAAGAACATCACCAAGGACGCGATGTACGACGCGGTGGCGCCGGACGATTTCGAGTCGATGCTCGAACTCGACCGCTACAACAACCGCTCGACGGCCTTCGACAAGATCATCTCGGCGACCCACGACCACTTCTGGGATCCGCTGGACAAGGAATACATCGACTTCGACGAACCGTTCGACATGGAGAACACCCCCATCGTTCCCGAGGAACTGGTGGTGTCCCTGTCGACCGACTACGTGTCCAACCACCTGTCGGACCCCAAGACCCGCACCCGGTTCATCAACCAGTCGACCCTGCGGGCCTTCTCCTCGATCCTCCACGGGGAGCAGGGCGCGCTGAACCTGTCGGCCAGCCTCTGCCACGTGCTGAAGGACCAGGGCGCGCAGGAGTACGCGGCCAACCAGACCCGCGAGGAAGCCCGCCACGTCACGGCCTTCGCCAAGTACATCAAGGCCCGCTGGGGCCGTCCGGTGGAATGTGGCCCGACCCTGAAGGCCCTGCTGATCGAGATCATCGACGCGCCGGAGGTCTACAAGAAGATCATCGGCATGCAGATGCTGGTGGAGGGCCTGGCCATGGGCGCCTTCGCCACCTTCTTCAACAAGATCAATGACCCGCTCGGCAAGAAGCTGATGCAGCTGGTCATGACCGACGAGGCCTTCCACCACAAGTTCGGGAAGATCTGGGCCGACCGCACCGTGCCCAAGCTGTCGCCGGAAGAGCACGCGATCATCGAGGACTGGGCGGCCCACTGCTTCCAGGCGGTGCTGTTCAACCTGGTCGGCCCGAACCAGCAGCGCGACCTCTATGAGGAGTTCGGCCTGGATCCGGACAAGGTCATCGCCGAGTTCGCGCTGATCATGACCGACGAGGCCCGTCGCGAGAACATGAAGGAGCAGACCAACATCTTCCGGGTGCTGGTGAAGACGCTCCTCAACGCCGGCATCATCACCGACCGCACCAAGGCCTTCTACGCCATGTACGTCGACCTCGATGAGCTGAAGAGCGAAGGCGACCGCATGGTCGGCGACGACATCGCCGAGGACGGCATCCGCTACCTGCAGGCGATCAACTTCAAGGGCGGCGAGCACCGCACGGTCAACATCGCGGCCGAGTAA
- a CDS encoding lipocalin family protein gives MTLRPALALATALAVAAPLTAPQIAWAAAPQPTKPVAASFYSGRWYEIARIPNAGQRDCQAPYTQFTTGGAGAFQVSQICRQGSPAGKARTFNTKGRVLPGANNAKFEMSFLGGMKKQEYWVLDCAADGSWAIMATPGGNYIWLLSRKEAVTQAVRDALVARIRALGYGQKLEFPAH, from the coding sequence ATGACTCTACGCCCCGCCCTCGCCCTCGCGACCGCACTAGCCGTCGCCGCCCCCCTGACGGCGCCCCAGATCGCATGGGCCGCCGCGCCGCAGCCGACCAAGCCGGTCGCCGCCAGCTTCTACTCCGGCCGCTGGTACGAGATCGCCCGCATCCCCAACGCCGGCCAGCGCGACTGCCAGGCGCCCTATACCCAGTTCACCACCGGCGGCGCCGGGGCCTTCCAGGTCTCGCAGATCTGCCGCCAGGGCTCACCTGCGGGCAAGGCCAGGACCTTCAACACCAAGGGGCGGGTGCTGCCGGGGGCGAACAACGCCAAGTTCGAGATGAGCTTCCTGGGCGGGATGAAGAAGCAGGAGTACTGGGTGCTCGACTGCGCCGCCGACGGCTCCTGGGCGATCATGGCCACGCCAGGCGGCAACTATATCTGGCTGCTGTCGCGGAAGGAGGCCGTCACCCAGGCCGTCCGCGACGCGCTCGTCGCCCGCATCCGCGCCCTGGGCTACGGCCAGAAGCTGGAATTCCCGGCGCACTAG
- the mmcB gene encoding DNA repair putative endonuclease MmcB — MVAVTRPETTLAVTRGAYRLLAEMAYAPLAEVGLPNGRRADLMALGPKGEIVIVEVKSSAEDYLTDRKWGEYAPYCDAFFFAVAPEFPMGLLPEEPGLIVADGFGGAVVRDAPRFPLVAARRKALTLAFARLAAFRS, encoded by the coding sequence ATCGTCGCCGTCACCCGGCCGGAAACCACTCTCGCGGTCACGCGCGGGGCCTATCGGCTGCTGGCGGAGATGGCCTACGCGCCGCTGGCCGAAGTGGGGCTGCCCAACGGACGGCGGGCGGACCTGATGGCGTTGGGGCCCAAGGGCGAGATCGTCATCGTCGAGGTGAAGTCCTCGGCTGAGGACTATCTGACCGACCGGAAGTGGGGCGAGTACGCCCCCTACTGCGACGCCTTCTTCTTCGCCGTGGCGCCGGAGTTCCCCATGGGCCTGCTGCCCGAGGAGCCGGGGCTGATCGTGGCCGACGGCTTCGGCGGGGCCGTGGTCCGGGACGCGCCGCGGTTTCCGCTGGTCGCGGCGCGGCGCAAGGCCCTGACACTGGCCTTCGCCCGGCTGGCGGCGTTCCGGAGCTGA
- a CDS encoding ActR/PrrA/RegA family redox response regulator transcription factor, which produces MAELDQAVAGLADRSLLVLDDDAALRTRLGRALEQRGFDVRLAGSVAEALDSVRGSPPAHAVLDMRLDDGTGLRVVQAVRDARPEARVVMLTGYGNIATAVAAVKAGAVDYLAKPADADDVVRALLAMGAAPAPPENPMSADRVRWEHIQRVYELCGHNVSETARRLSMHRRTLQRILAKRAPR; this is translated from the coding sequence ATGGCGGAACTCGATCAAGCCGTGGCCGGACTGGCGGACCGCAGCCTTCTGGTGCTGGACGACGACGCGGCGCTGCGCACCCGCCTCGGGCGTGCGCTGGAGCAGCGCGGCTTCGACGTGCGGCTGGCCGGCAGCGTCGCCGAAGCGCTGGACAGCGTCCGCGGCTCGCCGCCCGCCCATGCGGTGCTCGACATGCGGCTGGACGACGGCACCGGGCTCCGCGTGGTCCAGGCCGTCCGCGACGCCCGGCCCGAGGCGCGGGTGGTCATGCTGACCGGCTACGGCAACATCGCCACCGCCGTGGCGGCGGTGAAGGCCGGGGCGGTCGACTATCTGGCCAAGCCGGCCGACGCCGACGACGTGGTCCGGGCCCTGCTCGCCATGGGCGCCGCGCCGGCCCCGCCGGAGAACCCGATGAGCGCCGACCGGGTGCGCTGGGAGCATATCCAGCGGGTCTACGAGCTGTGCGGCCACAACGTGTCCGAGACCGCCCGCCGCCTGTCGATGCACCGTCGCACCCTGCAGCGCATCCTGGCCAAGCGCGCGCCGCGGTAG
- a CDS encoding ActS/PrrB/RegB family redox-sensitive histidine kinase, with protein sequence MALTDPGTAAPGPGLDRPGRPTAQGWDALWPNGLPRRGRLRIRTLTTLRWVAVAGQTITVLIVGFGLNLPVPFAPCFALIALSAWLNVLVSLASSGQRMATDSEASAHIAFDILQLSGLLYLTGGVINPFSLLLIGPAVLAATALPLRHTILLCLLAIAASVALTVQAMPLPTLDAEPFNPPIMTRIGIVVARVLGISFTAAYAWFAAQEGARMELALDTVHTVLAREQRLSALGALAAAAAHELGTPLATMSIVAKEMARVAPEGQMKEDADLLVAQAERCRDILRRLTKSPDQADVVHERMSLLQVVQESIAPHARRPDVRVEALVSGPLDEPPPEIWRLPEVLHALTAFVDNAVDFAKSEILVTARFDAKQIIIEVRDDGPGFAPEVLVKLGEPYVTSRPAPESLRSGHVGMGLGFFIAKTLLERTGAAVDFRNDRRGGAVVTARWRRDAIEAEPEREPFSGLDAEGVDATE encoded by the coding sequence ATGGCGTTGACTGATCCCGGGACGGCTGCCCCCGGACCGGGCCTCGATAGGCCCGGGCGGCCGACCGCGCAAGGGTGGGACGCGCTCTGGCCCAACGGGCTGCCGCGGCGGGGCCGCCTGCGCATCCGCACCCTGACGACCCTGCGGTGGGTGGCGGTCGCGGGCCAGACCATCACGGTCCTGATCGTCGGCTTCGGGCTGAACCTGCCGGTGCCCTTCGCGCCCTGCTTCGCCCTGATCGCGCTGTCGGCCTGGCTGAACGTCCTGGTCAGTCTGGCGTCGTCCGGCCAGCGCATGGCCACGGACAGCGAGGCCTCGGCCCATATCGCCTTCGACATCCTGCAGCTGTCGGGCCTGCTGTACCTGACTGGCGGCGTGATCAACCCGTTCTCGCTGCTGTTGATCGGGCCGGCGGTGCTGGCCGCCACCGCCCTGCCGCTGCGCCACACCATCCTGCTCTGCCTGCTGGCGATCGCCGCCAGCGTGGCGCTGACCGTCCAGGCCATGCCGCTGCCGACCCTGGACGCCGAGCCGTTCAACCCGCCCATCATGACCCGCATTGGCATCGTCGTCGCCCGGGTGCTCGGCATCTCGTTCACCGCGGCCTATGCCTGGTTCGCGGCGCAGGAAGGCGCGCGGATGGAGCTGGCGCTCGACACCGTGCACACCGTGCTGGCCCGCGAGCAGCGGCTGTCGGCTCTCGGCGCCCTGGCGGCGGCGGCGGCGCACGAACTGGGCACGCCGCTGGCGACCATGTCGATCGTCGCCAAGGAGATGGCCCGCGTCGCGCCCGAGGGGCAGATGAAGGAAGACGCCGATCTGCTGGTCGCCCAGGCCGAGCGCTGCCGCGACATTCTCCGGCGGCTGACCAAGTCCCCCGACCAGGCCGACGTCGTCCACGAGCGGATGAGCCTGCTGCAGGTGGTCCAGGAGTCGATCGCGCCGCACGCCCGACGGCCCGACGTGCGGGTCGAGGCCCTGGTCTCCGGCCCGCTGGACGAGCCGCCGCCGGAGATCTGGCGCCTGCCGGAGGTGCTGCACGCCCTGACCGCCTTCGTCGACAACGCCGTCGACTTTGCCAAGTCGGAGATCCTGGTCACCGCCCGGTTCGACGCCAAACAGATCATCATCGAGGTGCGGGACGACGGTCCGGGCTTCGCGCCCGAGGTCCTGGTCAAGCTGGGCGAGCCCTATGTCACCAGTCGTCCGGCCCCGGAGTCCCTGCGCAGCGGTCACGTCGGCATGGGTCTGGGCTTCTTCATCGCCAAGACCCTGCTCGAGCGGACCGGCGCCGCGGTCGATTTCCGCAACGATCGCCGGGGCGGCGCCGTGGTCACGGCGCGCTGGCGGCGCGACGCGATCGAAGCCGAGCCGGAACGGGAACCGTTCTCGGGGCTTGATGCAGAGGGCGTGGACGCGACAGAATGA
- a CDS encoding SCO family protein, which produces MPRHRLILIIACIVGAAIAGGLAWKAGVFRTQEEASAGAVGGPFQLVDQTGKPVDQTLLNGKWNAVFFGFTWCPDICPGTLQALTAASDQLGPKAKDLRIVFISVDPARDTPAKVKEWIDAQSAPEGTVGLTGTPEQVAAAAKAYRVVYEKAGEGENYLVNHSTAIYLMDPKGRFKRVVAYGMTPEQMADQIRAAMRGDG; this is translated from the coding sequence GTGCCCCGCCATCGCCTTATCCTGATCATCGCCTGCATCGTCGGGGCCGCCATCGCCGGCGGACTGGCCTGGAAGGCGGGCGTGTTCCGCACCCAGGAGGAAGCCTCCGCCGGCGCCGTCGGCGGTCCGTTCCAGCTGGTCGACCAGACCGGCAAGCCGGTGGACCAGACGCTGCTGAACGGCAAGTGGAACGCGGTCTTCTTCGGCTTCACCTGGTGCCCGGACATCTGCCCCGGCACGCTGCAGGCCCTGACCGCCGCCTCGGACCAGCTGGGCCCGAAGGCCAAGGACCTTCGGATCGTGTTCATCTCGGTCGACCCGGCCCGCGACACCCCGGCGAAGGTCAAGGAATGGATCGACGCCCAGAGCGCGCCGGAGGGAACCGTCGGCCTGACCGGCACGCCGGAGCAGGTCGCCGCCGCCGCCAAGGCCTATCGGGTGGTCTACGAGAAGGCCGGCGAGGGCGAGAACTACCTCGTCAACCATTCCACGGCGATCTACCTGATGGACCCCAAGGGCCGCTTCAAGCGGGTGGTGGCCTACGGCATGACGCCCGAGCAGATGGCCGACCAGATCCGCGCGGCGATGCGCGGCGACGGATAG
- a CDS encoding polyhydroxyalkanoate depolymerase, producing the protein MLYALHEATYYAASPMRAAARLARDWWSSPLNPARETMVGRSLYAGADLYANVTRRYGKPDWHIDEIQVNGHPVRVRPTTVWESPWCRLVQFDRDMADMRNAGRLTLDPAVLIVAPMSGHYATLLRGTVEAFAPDHAVFITDWKNARDVPMLEGRFDFNDYIDHIQQMLRAMGHRAHVVAVCQPGPPVLAAAALMAQDQDPRRPRTMTFMGSPIDARLSPTVTNKLAEERPFTWFQSNMIYTVPPPYPGVGRRVYPGFVQLASFMSMNLERHQNAHKRYFQHLVSGDGDSADKHLAFYDEYLAVMDLTEEFYLQTIDLVFQSYALPKGELEHRGRLVDPAAITDIGLMTVEGELDDISGIGQTQAAHDLCPNIPADLKLDYIQQGVGHYGVFNGRRFREEIFPKVADFIRRCDPDF; encoded by the coding sequence ATGCTCTACGCCCTGCATGAAGCGACCTACTACGCGGCCTCGCCGATGCGCGCGGCCGCGCGCCTGGCCCGGGACTGGTGGTCATCGCCGCTGAACCCGGCGCGCGAGACCATGGTCGGCCGCAGCCTGTACGCCGGCGCCGACCTCTACGCCAACGTCACCCGGCGCTACGGCAAGCCCGACTGGCACATCGACGAGATCCAGGTGAACGGCCATCCCGTGCGGGTGCGCCCGACCACGGTCTGGGAAAGCCCCTGGTGCCGGCTGGTCCAGTTCGACCGCGACATGGCCGACATGCGCAACGCCGGCCGGCTGACGCTCGACCCGGCGGTGCTCATCGTGGCCCCGATGTCCGGCCACTACGCCACCCTGCTGCGCGGCACGGTCGAGGCCTTCGCGCCGGACCATGCGGTGTTCATCACCGACTGGAAGAACGCCCGCGACGTGCCGATGCTCGAGGGGCGGTTCGACTTCAACGACTACATCGACCACATCCAGCAGATGCTGCGGGCGATGGGCCACCGCGCCCACGTCGTGGCCGTCTGCCAGCCGGGCCCGCCGGTGCTGGCCGCCGCCGCCCTGATGGCCCAGGACCAGGACCCGCGGCGGCCGCGCACGATGACCTTCATGGGCTCGCCGATCGACGCTCGCCTGTCGCCGACCGTGACCAACAAGCTGGCCGAGGAACGGCCCTTCACCTGGTTCCAGTCAAACATGATCTACACCGTCCCGCCGCCCTATCCGGGCGTGGGCCGGCGCGTCTATCCGGGCTTCGTCCAGCTGGCCAGCTTCATGTCGATGAACCTGGAGCGGCACCAGAACGCCCACAAGCGCTACTTCCAGCACCTGGTCTCGGGTGACGGCGACAGCGCCGACAAGCACCTCGCCTTCTACGACGAGTATCTGGCGGTGATGGACCTGACCGAGGAGTTCTACCTCCAGACCATCGACCTGGTGTTCCAGAGCTACGCCCTGCCGAAGGGCGAGCTGGAGCATCGCGGACGCCTGGTGGATCCGGCCGCGATCACCGACATCGGCCTGATGACCGTCGAGGGCGAGCTGGACGACATCTCCGGCATCGGCCAGACCCAGGCGGCCCACGACCTGTGCCCCAACATCCCGGCCGACCTGAAGCTGGACTACATCCAGCAGGGCGTCGGCCACTACGGCGTGTTCAACGGCCGGCGATTCCGCGAGGAGATCTTCCCGAAGGTCGCCGACTTCATCCGCCGCTGCGACCCGGACTTCTGA
- a CDS encoding M48 family metallopeptidase, which yields MAMNLFGRRPAFSHGDRIEAEGFPIRLTVNARARRVSLRIDRIRREVIAVAPSVRRLPEAVAFAREKADWIAGQLADLPDGQPLGPGMEISLFGAPVQLLASAGRARFTPAAADRPAAITAPDDAAFADRALRLVKTEARRWLGERTAHYADALGRPLPKVAITDTRGRWGSCRPASPRAEASIRYSWRLALAPEAVADYVVAHECAHLIEANHGPRFWAIVHDLVGDHAPHRAWLKREGARLHAFGRG from the coding sequence ATGGCCATGAACCTGTTCGGGCGGCGGCCGGCGTTCTCTCATGGCGATCGCATCGAGGCGGAGGGTTTCCCCATCCGTCTGACCGTCAACGCGCGCGCCCGGCGGGTCAGCCTGCGGATCGACCGCATCCGCCGAGAGGTCATCGCCGTCGCCCCCAGCGTCCGCCGCCTGCCCGAGGCCGTGGCCTTCGCGCGCGAGAAGGCCGACTGGATCGCCGGCCAGCTGGCCGACCTGCCGGACGGCCAGCCCCTCGGGCCCGGGATGGAGATCAGCCTGTTCGGCGCGCCCGTGCAGCTGCTGGCGAGCGCCGGCCGCGCGCGTTTCACGCCGGCCGCGGCCGATCGGCCCGCGGCGATCACCGCGCCGGACGACGCCGCCTTCGCCGACCGCGCGCTGCGCCTTGTGAAGACGGAGGCCCGCCGCTGGCTCGGCGAGCGGACGGCCCATTACGCCGACGCCCTGGGACGGCCTCTGCCGAAGGTGGCGATCACCGACACGCGCGGCCGCTGGGGATCCTGTCGCCCGGCCAGCCCTCGGGCAGAGGCCTCGATCCGCTACAGCTGGCGGCTGGCCCTCGCTCCGGAGGCTGTCGCGGACTATGTCGTGGCCCACGAATGCGCCCACCTCATCGAGGCCAACCACGGGCCGCGCTTCTGGGCGATCGTCCACGACCTGGTCGGGGACCACGCCCCCCACCGCGCCTGGCTCAAGCGCGAAGGCGCGCGGCTGCACGCCTTCGGCCGGGGTTAA